Proteins found in one Candidatus Amarolinea dominans genomic segment:
- the fdhD gene encoding formate dehydrogenase accessory sulfurtransferase FdhD, which yields MDGLVNCSYAAYERGSWRVIDGAAPGEEFLRLHVNGLELATLMCSPFEQDTLALGFLRAEGIIQSMDDVRLVTICPSGTCVDVWLRNANFEPPRRVIITSGCGGGVTFDDLAEQQAPLTSARQLAPEQLIRLMSELQEAAVLYRTARGIHTSGLSDGDQVLMAAQDVGRHNTVDRLWGQCLRRRQPTDDLILLSTGRISSEMLNKAAKMRIAIVASRTSPTALSIELAHAWNITLVGYVRTGGLRAYTAPERLGFEEIGDRRSEIGDWRSEIGDRGGSK from the coding sequence ATGGATGGACTGGTCAATTGTAGCTACGCCGCGTATGAGCGGGGAAGCTGGCGGGTGATAGATGGCGCGGCGCCGGGCGAAGAATTCCTGCGCCTGCATGTCAACGGCCTGGAACTGGCGACGCTGATGTGTTCGCCGTTCGAACAGGACACCCTCGCGCTCGGCTTCCTGCGCGCCGAAGGCATCATCCAATCCATGGACGATGTGCGTCTGGTCACGATCTGCCCCAGCGGCACCTGCGTGGACGTGTGGCTGCGTAACGCCAATTTCGAGCCGCCGCGACGCGTCATCATCACCTCCGGTTGCGGCGGCGGCGTCACCTTCGATGACCTGGCCGAGCAGCAGGCGCCGCTGACATCCGCTCGCCAGTTGGCGCCGGAGCAGCTCATACGCCTGATGAGCGAACTGCAGGAGGCCGCCGTGCTCTATCGGACTGCGCGTGGCATTCACACCAGCGGGCTGAGCGATGGCGACCAGGTGCTGATGGCGGCGCAGGATGTGGGACGCCACAACACGGTGGATCGCCTGTGGGGGCAGTGCCTGCGCCGTCGTCAGCCGACAGACGATCTGATTTTGCTCTCCACGGGCCGCATCAGCTCAGAAATGCTCAACAAAGCAGCCAAGATGCGCATCGCCATCGTAGCCAGCCGCACCTCGCCGACGGCTCTGTCTATCGAGTTGGCACACGCCTGGAACATCACCCTGGTGGGGTATGTCCGCACCGGCGGCCTACGCGCCTACACCGCGCCGGAGAGGCTGGGATTTGAGGAGATCGGAGATCGGAGATCGGAGATCGGAGATTGGAGATCGGAGATCGGAGATCGGGGTGGGAGTAAATGA
- a CDS encoding proprotein convertase P-domain-containing protein, which translates to MHAPRTLRLLLIVGLLLAVAIPGSLALARTNAAPDQAPLPTQAEPPKAIELIPQDDVDEGKTPDGVYGSQFAPYQPLDQALQAEVEPNNTAATATALASNDGVVWGAVFPNGDLDYFSFTANAGDRVYAAVMTSFSSNASTDSVLTLFASDGTTVVETDDNDGSLGSSSSTIAGANIVSGGAYFLQVKHFSATNHLRPYHLHVRVQSGSPTAEVEPNDTPGTANALPAFGWMTGTTSSATDADWFSLALNAGDTIYASLDLDPTRDNTQWNGSLGIGLFSNYYLTVNDASVGSATNPLSEAHFMTVRETGTYYIWVGVPAGGTTFGDYNLSVSVHPAAPETCTTYTSTDVPKALGPGATTASSTITVPGNPRIADLNVTVELTHTVMTELDVTLMAPGGNEVGLFTDVGQSTAGVFVTMTTTLDDEAAIPIAVYLLQPGPAFEPEYVYRLDWFDGQDAGGAWTLKLTDDTANTNGGTLLGWSMRVCEPTPPPVCPGGTTPVTVYSSDFEATDGGFTHSGTADAWAWGSPTAAPINTCNGGVNCWKTNLTGLYNVSSNQDLVSPNISLAGLVGPVVVTWSQKYQIESASYDHAYVDFREVGGANPSRLWEWYGATMTTGVGAVTIQESAGWGTRQRDLSSYAGLNTELVFHLDTDTSGQYAGLAVDDVSVTACQPAGATFTPTVTPTVTPTPTDTPTPTNTPTATPVPAGFTCSTPNVAIPDNNPTGVSDTLNVGSTGTLNDVNVFVRATHTWVGDTSFAVTHNATSVTVIDRPGVPLSTFGCSGDNITATLDDEAATPVEDECAASVPTINGTFIPNNALSAFDGMDQSGAWTITAVDAAGGDTGVLVEWCVQTETSVPPTATPTDTATPEPATATPTDTATPEPATATPTDTATPEPATATPTDTATPEPATATPTNTSVPPTPTPTNTPTAIVGVIPPAPPVCTASTLDFTNNTPVTIASTAATVVSSTLTVVGAAPYLWDINLTTNISHTNNGNLDITLQSPQGTIVTLSTDNGGTNDNGFAGTVWDDDANPGGQVPYVNNNGLVNDQLYVNLVTASPLVIEEAFGAFIGEDPNGVWTLTISDDASVDGGSLNSWTLQVTSLDAAPSTASAASSNSTPVAITATGTPVVTSSIMVSGLPTFLTDLNMTTFISHTFNGDLDMTLRSPQGTIVTFSSDNGSSFDHVFLGTLWDDDANPGGQVPYTNNNGLVTDQLYVNLTLASPLVPEEAFAAFIGEDPNGEWLVTISDDANLDGGSLNSWSLDIQTGSCGAVPTATPTATSAPPTATPTDTPVPPTATVTPTATPTPGSPTGVELSSLDSGSAPSPVSAWPLMALALVTLTAAAALLRRRSTR; encoded by the coding sequence ATGCATGCACCGCGTACTCTCCGTCTGTTGCTCATTGTGGGCCTGCTGCTTGCCGTTGCCATTCCCGGCAGCCTGGCACTGGCCCGAACCAACGCCGCGCCCGACCAGGCGCCATTGCCAACGCAAGCCGAGCCGCCCAAAGCCATCGAACTGATCCCCCAGGACGATGTTGATGAGGGCAAGACGCCGGATGGCGTCTACGGCTCCCAGTTTGCACCCTACCAGCCGCTCGATCAGGCCCTTCAGGCCGAAGTCGAGCCGAACAACACCGCCGCCACCGCCACGGCCCTTGCCAGTAACGACGGTGTCGTCTGGGGCGCCGTTTTCCCCAATGGCGACCTGGACTACTTCTCCTTCACGGCCAATGCCGGCGATCGCGTCTACGCCGCGGTCATGACCAGCTTCTCGTCCAACGCCTCCACCGACAGCGTGTTGACCCTGTTTGCCAGCGATGGAACGACGGTGGTCGAGACCGACGACAACGATGGCTCGCTTGGCTCGTCATCGTCCACGATTGCCGGCGCCAACATTGTCAGCGGCGGCGCCTATTTTCTGCAGGTCAAACATTTCAGCGCCACCAACCACCTGCGCCCCTATCACCTGCATGTCAGAGTGCAGAGCGGCAGCCCCACAGCCGAAGTTGAGCCCAATGACACCCCGGGCACCGCCAACGCCTTGCCCGCCTTCGGTTGGATGACCGGCACCACCAGCAGCGCCACCGATGCCGACTGGTTCTCTCTCGCCCTGAACGCAGGGGACACCATCTACGCCAGTCTCGACCTGGATCCCACGCGCGACAACACGCAGTGGAACGGCTCCCTGGGTATCGGCCTGTTCAGCAACTACTACCTGACGGTCAATGATGCCAGCGTTGGCTCAGCCACCAATCCCCTGTCCGAAGCCCACTTCATGACCGTCCGCGAGACCGGCACCTACTACATCTGGGTCGGCGTACCCGCCGGCGGCACCACCTTCGGCGACTATAACCTGAGCGTCTCCGTGCATCCGGCCGCCCCGGAGACCTGCACCACCTACACCAGCACCGATGTGCCTAAGGCGCTCGGCCCTGGCGCGACGACCGCATCCTCCACGATCACCGTGCCGGGCAATCCGCGCATCGCCGACTTGAACGTGACTGTCGAACTGACGCACACCGTCATGACTGAACTGGATGTGACCCTGATGGCGCCCGGCGGCAACGAAGTCGGCCTCTTCACGGATGTGGGTCAATCCACCGCCGGCGTCTTCGTTACCATGACCACCACGCTGGACGACGAAGCAGCCATCCCGATTGCGGTCTATTTGCTTCAGCCCGGCCCGGCCTTCGAGCCTGAGTATGTCTACCGTCTCGATTGGTTCGACGGTCAGGACGCGGGCGGGGCCTGGACGCTCAAGCTGACCGATGATACGGCCAACACCAACGGTGGCACCCTGCTGGGCTGGAGCATGCGGGTGTGCGAGCCGACGCCGCCGCCGGTTTGTCCGGGCGGCACCACCCCGGTCACGGTCTACAGTTCCGATTTCGAAGCTACGGACGGCGGCTTCACTCACTCCGGCACGGCCGACGCCTGGGCCTGGGGCAGCCCCACCGCGGCGCCCATCAACACCTGTAACGGCGGCGTCAACTGCTGGAAGACTAACCTCACCGGCCTTTACAACGTCAGCAGCAATCAGGACCTGGTTTCGCCCAACATTAGCCTGGCGGGCCTGGTAGGGCCGGTCGTCGTCACCTGGAGCCAGAAGTACCAGATCGAATCGGCCTCCTACGACCATGCCTATGTGGATTTCCGCGAGGTGGGCGGCGCCAACCCGTCCCGCCTGTGGGAGTGGTACGGCGCCACCATGACAACGGGCGTCGGCGCCGTCACGATCCAGGAGTCGGCCGGTTGGGGAACCCGGCAGCGCGACTTGAGCAGCTACGCCGGCCTGAACACCGAGCTGGTCTTCCATCTCGACACGGACACCAGCGGCCAGTATGCCGGTCTGGCCGTGGACGACGTCAGCGTGACAGCCTGTCAGCCGGCCGGCGCGACCTTCACGCCGACTGTGACGCCTACCGTGACGCCTACGCCCACCGATACTCCGACCCCGACTAATACCCCCACGGCGACCCCTGTGCCAGCAGGCTTCACCTGCAGCACGCCCAACGTTGCGATTCCGGACAATAACCCGACCGGCGTCAGCGACACCTTGAATGTCGGTTCAACCGGCACACTGAACGATGTCAATGTCTTCGTGCGCGCGACCCACACCTGGGTGGGCGACACGAGCTTTGCCGTGACTCACAACGCCACCAGCGTCACCGTGATTGATCGCCCTGGCGTACCGCTCAGCACGTTCGGCTGCTCCGGCGACAACATCACGGCCACCCTGGACGATGAAGCCGCGACGCCTGTGGAGGATGAGTGCGCGGCCAGCGTGCCGACGATCAACGGCACGTTCATTCCCAACAACGCCCTGAGCGCGTTCGACGGCATGGACCAGAGCGGCGCGTGGACCATCACCGCCGTGGATGCGGCCGGCGGCGATACCGGCGTTCTAGTCGAGTGGTGTGTGCAGACCGAAACCAGTGTCCCGCCCACGGCCACCCCAACTGACACCGCGACTCCTGAGCCGGCGACGGCCACCCCGACCGACACTGCGACTCCTGAGCCGGCGACGGCCACCCCAACCGACACCGCGACTCCTGAGCCGGCGACGGCCACCCCGACCGACACTGCGACTCCTGAGCCGGCGACGGCTACGCCGACCAACACGTCCGTGCCGCCCACGCCTACACCGACCAACACCCCGACAGCGATCGTCGGCGTCATCCCGCCGGCGCCGCCGGTCTGCACCGCGTCCACACTGGACTTCACCAACAACACCCCGGTCACCATTGCGTCCACCGCAGCCACGGTGGTGTCCTCCACGCTGACCGTGGTCGGCGCGGCGCCGTATCTGTGGGACATCAACCTGACCACGAACATCAGCCACACCAACAACGGCAACCTGGACATCACCCTGCAATCGCCGCAGGGAACGATTGTCACTCTCAGCACCGACAACGGCGGTACGAATGACAATGGCTTCGCCGGCACGGTGTGGGATGACGACGCCAACCCCGGCGGCCAGGTGCCGTACGTGAACAACAACGGCCTGGTGAACGATCAGCTGTACGTCAATCTCGTCACCGCCTCGCCGCTGGTGATCGAAGAAGCGTTCGGCGCCTTCATCGGCGAGGACCCCAACGGTGTTTGGACGCTGACCATCTCCGACGACGCGTCGGTCGACGGCGGCAGCCTCAACAGTTGGACGCTGCAAGTGACCTCGCTGGACGCCGCGCCGAGCACGGCGAGCGCCGCAAGCTCCAATTCGACGCCGGTTGCCATCACCGCGACGGGCACGCCTGTCGTGACCTCGTCCATCATGGTCAGCGGCCTGCCGACCTTCCTGACCGACTTGAACATGACCACCTTCATCTCGCACACCTTCAACGGCGACCTGGACATGACGCTGCGTTCGCCGCAGGGCACCATCGTCACCTTCTCCAGCGACAATGGGAGCAGTTTCGACCATGTGTTCCTGGGCACGCTGTGGGATGACGACGCCAACCCCGGTGGTCAGGTGCCCTATACCAACAACAACGGCCTGGTGACCGATCAGTTGTACGTCAACCTGACCCTGGCCTCGCCGCTCGTGCCTGAGGAGGCGTTCGCCGCCTTCATCGGCGAAGACCCCAACGGCGAATGGCTGGTGACCATCTCGGACGACGCCAACCTCGACGGTGGCAGCCTCAACAGTTGGTCGCTGGACATCCAGACCGGATCGTGCGGCGCGGTACCCACGGCCACGCCGACGGCCACTTCTGCGCCGCCCACCGCGACGCCGACCGACACGCCGGTTCCGCCAACGGCGACCGTCACCCCCACCGCGACGCCCACGCCCGGCTCCCCGACCGGCGTCGAGCTGAGCAGCCTCGACAGCGGCTCAGCACCCAGCCCCGTCAGCGCCTGGCCGCTCATGGCCCTGGCCCTGGTGACACTGACCGCTGCGGCCGCCCTCCTGCGCCGCCGTAGTACGCGCTAG
- a CDS encoding NAD(P)H-dependent oxidoreductase subunit E: MPVSALSPSESVASVLASFQGKGRAYLLPCLLAVQRAHGWLSPDLVTRVGAALAVPLADIYGVIDFYTMLYSQPHGRRLLRVCDDIACYLAQPTNSESLRDAIATHTGLRQHGDTTPDGAFTLELMPCLGRCTDAPAVLLDETPLPAAALLSWLASDRDADVLPAAVETAPPAPVLGDVVLADHVGRVDPWSLADHEQRGGFAALRQALGAMTPAAVVQAVEASGLVGRGGAAFPTGVKWRSAADEPATPKMVVCNADESEPGTFKDRILLQGDPFRLLEAMALTAYAIQGQGEVSGYIYLRGEYGYLAPLLENALARCREAGYLGHHLLGSHFDIELRLGAGAYICGEETALFESIEGKRGMPRIKPPFPVQVGLFGKPTVINNVETFFNIPPIVRHGPGWLRQYGTAQSPGTKLFGVSGCVQRPGLYELPLGRSLRHLLFDQAGGPLPDRRITSVLLGGAAGAFVSAAHFDVALDWQSLREIGATLGSGAVMVLDDRVAPWEVVRRVAHFFAHESCGKCYPCQMGTQRQVEIVERLRTSQARPHDRLDLDDLAGAMRDASLCGLGQTASGAILSAVELFGG; this comes from the coding sequence ATGCCTGTTTCCGCGCTCTCCCCTTCCGAATCTGTGGCGTCTGTCCTGGCGTCTTTCCAGGGCAAGGGCCGCGCTTACCTGCTGCCCTGTCTGCTGGCCGTGCAGCGCGCCCACGGCTGGCTCTCACCTGATCTTGTGACCCGCGTCGGCGCCGCGCTGGCCGTGCCCCTGGCCGACATCTACGGCGTCATTGACTTCTACACCATGCTCTACAGCCAGCCACATGGCCGCCGCCTGCTGCGCGTGTGCGATGACATCGCTTGCTATCTGGCTCAGCCGACCAACAGCGAGTCGTTGCGCGACGCCATCGCCACCCACACCGGCCTGCGCCAGCATGGCGATACCACGCCCGACGGCGCGTTCACCCTGGAGTTGATGCCCTGCCTGGGCCGTTGCACCGACGCGCCGGCGGTCTTGCTGGATGAGACGCCGCTGCCCGCCGCTGCCCTGCTCTCCTGGTTGGCCTCGGATCGTGACGCCGATGTCTTGCCCGCTGCTGTTGAAACCGCTCCCCCGGCGCCGGTGCTCGGTGACGTGGTGCTGGCGGACCATGTGGGCCGGGTTGATCCCTGGAGCCTGGCGGACCATGAGCAGCGCGGCGGATTTGCGGCCCTGCGCCAGGCCCTGGGCGCCATGACGCCGGCCGCAGTCGTGCAGGCGGTCGAGGCGTCGGGCCTGGTGGGCCGCGGCGGCGCCGCCTTTCCCACCGGGGTCAAATGGCGCAGCGCCGCGGACGAGCCGGCCACGCCCAAGATGGTGGTGTGCAACGCGGACGAGAGCGAGCCAGGCACCTTCAAGGACCGCATTTTGCTGCAAGGCGACCCCTTCCGCCTGCTCGAGGCGATGGCGCTGACCGCCTACGCGATTCAGGGGCAAGGCGAGGTGAGCGGTTACATCTACCTGCGCGGCGAGTACGGCTACCTGGCGCCGCTGCTGGAAAACGCACTGGCCCGCTGCCGCGAGGCCGGTTACCTGGGCCATCATCTGTTGGGTAGTCACTTCGACATCGAGCTGCGCCTGGGCGCGGGCGCGTACATCTGCGGCGAAGAGACCGCGCTCTTCGAGTCCATCGAAGGCAAGCGCGGGATGCCCCGCATCAAGCCGCCGTTTCCGGTGCAGGTGGGCCTCTTTGGCAAACCCACGGTCATCAACAACGTCGAGACCTTCTTCAACATCCCGCCCATCGTGCGCCACGGCCCTGGCTGGCTGCGTCAGTACGGCACCGCGCAATCGCCGGGCACCAAGCTCTTCGGCGTCAGCGGCTGTGTGCAGCGCCCGGGCCTCTACGAACTGCCGCTGGGACGCTCCTTGCGCCATCTGCTCTTCGATCAGGCCGGCGGGCCGCTGCCCGACCGCCGCATCACCAGCGTGCTCCTGGGCGGCGCGGCCGGCGCCTTCGTCAGCGCGGCCCATTTCGACGTGGCCCTCGACTGGCAGTCGCTGCGTGAAATTGGCGCCACGCTCGGTTCTGGCGCGGTGATGGTGCTGGATGATCGCGTGGCCCCCTGGGAAGTGGTCAGGCGCGTGGCCCACTTCTTTGCCCATGAGTCGTGCGGCAAGTGCTATCCCTGTCAGATGGGAACCCAGCGCCAGGTCGAGATCGTCGAACGCCTGCGCACCAGCCAGGCGCGCCCCCACGATCGGCTTGACCTGGATGACCTGGCGGGCGCAATGCGTGACGCGTCGCTCTGCGGCCTGGGACAAACCGCCTCTGGTGCGATCTTGAGCGCGGTGGAACTGTTCGGCGGTTGA
- a CDS encoding molybdopterin-dependent oxidoreductase: MIADHVTRSTCAYCGVGCQVNLHVNAEQVIFRVNAPHDTAPNYGRLCVKGRFGMDFVYHPSRLTTPLIRHDYADIQAGRVRRGPLDLDGFRPLTWDAALDLVAQRLIAIKVQHGGDAIAGLCSAKATNEDNYVFQKLMRQLLGTNNVDHCARLCHAGSVTGLQMALGSSAMSNSIAEMPTLECFIVTGSNTTETHPVIATFLKQAVRKNGAHLIVADPRHIELADFAEVWLRQKPGTDVILWQALAHVIVREAWYDADFIRTRTEGFADYIESLERWTPAYAQEMTGVPAADIIKAARLYAQAERAAIYWGMGISQSTHGTDNALALANLALMCGHLGAEGAGLNPLRGQNNVQGCSDAGGLFNVFPGYQRVDDPAIRAKFAWAWGAPLNPQPGLATPEMVDGAGSGALRAFYVMGENPLMSEPNLAHARHCLENLNLIVCQDIFFNETCAYADIILPATSFAEKEGTFTNSDRRVQRVRAAIKPIGTARADWEIVCDLAGRVAQQLHALGAAPGLPGGALPAAAPTAVADLALGALSSYAYDHPEAIWQEMARLTPPFQGISYGRLEAEGGVHWPCPTPDHPGSPYLFAESFPRGRGKFHSLDFLQPHELPDPDYPLILSTGRVLFHWHGGTMTRRSKLDEIYPEAVVEVHPDDALALAVSSGAWVELKSRRGRVECKVLVTGRSPQGTVFLPFHFAEAAANELTLHDLDPLAKIPDYKVCAVRLTPLARPGGAVSGVSSPGARR; the protein is encoded by the coding sequence ATGATAGCCGACCATGTCACCCGTTCCACCTGCGCCTACTGCGGCGTGGGCTGCCAGGTCAATCTGCACGTCAACGCCGAGCAGGTGATCTTCCGCGTGAATGCGCCGCACGACACAGCGCCCAACTACGGCCGCCTGTGCGTCAAGGGGCGTTTTGGCATGGACTTTGTCTACCATCCCAGCCGCCTGACCACTCCGCTGATCCGTCACGACTACGCCGACATCCAGGCCGGGCGCGTCCGTCGAGGCCCGCTTGACCTGGATGGCTTTCGCCCGCTGACCTGGGACGCCGCGCTCGACTTGGTCGCGCAGCGGCTGATCGCGATCAAGGTGCAGCATGGCGGCGATGCCATTGCCGGGCTTTGTTCGGCCAAGGCCACCAACGAAGACAACTATGTCTTCCAAAAGCTCATGCGTCAACTGCTGGGCACGAACAACGTGGATCACTGCGCGCGGCTCTGTCACGCTGGATCTGTCACCGGCCTGCAGATGGCGCTTGGCTCCTCGGCCATGTCGAACTCGATTGCAGAGATGCCCACTTTGGAGTGTTTCATCGTCACCGGCTCGAACACCACCGAAACCCACCCGGTCATCGCCACCTTCCTCAAGCAGGCGGTGCGCAAAAACGGCGCACATCTGATCGTGGCCGATCCGCGTCACATTGAGCTGGCCGATTTCGCCGAGGTGTGGCTGCGCCAGAAGCCGGGCACCGATGTGATCCTGTGGCAGGCGCTGGCGCATGTCATCGTGCGCGAGGCATGGTACGACGCCGATTTCATCCGCACGCGCACCGAAGGCTTTGCGGACTATATCGAGAGCCTGGAACGCTGGACGCCGGCCTATGCTCAAGAGATGACCGGCGTGCCGGCCGCGGACATCATCAAGGCGGCGCGGCTCTATGCGCAGGCTGAGCGGGCCGCGATCTACTGGGGCATGGGCATCAGTCAGAGCACGCATGGCACCGACAACGCGCTGGCGCTGGCGAACCTGGCGTTGATGTGCGGTCATCTGGGCGCAGAGGGCGCCGGCCTCAACCCACTGCGCGGGCAGAACAATGTGCAGGGCTGCTCGGACGCCGGCGGGCTTTTCAACGTCTTTCCCGGCTATCAGCGTGTGGATGACCCCGCCATCCGTGCGAAGTTTGCCTGGGCCTGGGGCGCGCCCCTCAACCCACAGCCAGGGCTTGCCACGCCGGAGATGGTGGACGGCGCGGGCAGCGGTGCGCTGCGCGCCTTCTACGTGATGGGTGAAAACCCGCTGATGAGCGAGCCGAACCTGGCTCATGCGCGGCACTGCCTGGAGAACCTGAATCTGATCGTCTGCCAGGACATCTTCTTCAACGAAACCTGCGCCTACGCCGACATCATCCTGCCGGCCACCAGCTTTGCCGAAAAAGAAGGCACCTTCACCAACTCGGATCGCCGCGTGCAACGGGTGCGCGCCGCGATCAAGCCGATCGGCACGGCGCGGGCCGATTGGGAGATCGTCTGCGATCTGGCCGGCCGCGTGGCGCAGCAACTGCATGCGCTGGGCGCGGCGCCAGGTCTGCCCGGCGGCGCTCTGCCGGCGGCCGCACCGACCGCGGTGGCGGACCTGGCCCTGGGCGCGCTGTCCTCCTACGCCTACGACCATCCGGAGGCCATCTGGCAGGAGATGGCGCGCTTGACCCCGCCTTTCCAGGGCATCAGCTACGGCCGGTTGGAGGCGGAGGGCGGCGTCCACTGGCCCTGCCCCACGCCCGATCACCCTGGCTCGCCCTACCTTTTTGCCGAGAGCTTTCCGCGCGGCCGCGGTAAATTCCACAGCCTCGACTTCCTGCAGCCGCACGAGCTGCCGGACCCAGACTACCCGCTGATTCTGTCCACGGGGCGCGTGCTCTTCCACTGGCATGGCGGCACGATGACGCGGCGCTCGAAGCTGGACGAGATCTACCCGGAGGCGGTGGTTGAGGTGCATCCCGATGATGCGCTGGCGCTGGCGGTTAGCTCAGGGGCGTGGGTGGAACTCAAGTCGCGGCGCGGGCGTGTCGAGTGCAAGGTGTTGGTGACGGGGCGTTCGCCGCAAGGGACGGTCTTCTTGCCCTTTCACTTTGCCGAAGCCGCGGCCAATGAGTTGACCCTGCACGATCTCGATCCGCTGGCGAAAATTCCCGATTACAAAGTGTGCGCCGTGCGCCTGACGCCATTGGCGCGGCCGGGCGGCGCTGTGAGCGGTGTCAGCAGCCCTGGCGCGCGGCGCTGA
- a CDS encoding (2Fe-2S)-binding protein, whose amino-acid sequence MNNSSVPATVGVVIDGHALTVPAGTTVLAAAVEIGVDIPTLCYHPNLTPNAVCRMCVVEPTRGRTLIPACVAPCVEGLEVQTDTPRVRRARKVILELLHSTVDCSEAPQIATYSARFGADPTRFAGGERRDAAFEDDNPFYVRDYSKCILCWRCVQVCADDVQNTFALTLGERGFHTSITTFFNAPMPDTTCVFCGNCVEVCPTGALKGKQEWLLDQGLAWQSRKPKPRRSDKPET is encoded by the coding sequence ATGAACAATTCGTCTGTACCTGCGACGGTCGGCGTTGTCATTGACGGTCACGCGCTGACCGTACCCGCCGGCACGACGGTGTTGGCCGCGGCGGTCGAGATTGGCGTGGACATCCCCACTCTGTGCTACCACCCCAACCTGACGCCCAACGCGGTCTGCCGCATGTGCGTGGTGGAACCGACACGCGGCCGCACCCTGATCCCGGCCTGCGTCGCGCCCTGCGTGGAAGGGTTGGAGGTGCAAACGGACACCCCGCGCGTGCGACGCGCGCGCAAGGTGATCCTGGAACTGCTTCATTCGACCGTGGATTGCTCCGAAGCGCCGCAGATCGCAACCTATAGCGCCCGTTTTGGCGCGGACCCGACCCGTTTCGCCGGCGGCGAGCGCCGCGACGCGGCCTTCGAAGACGACAATCCCTTCTATGTGCGTGACTACAGCAAGTGCATCCTCTGTTGGCGCTGCGTGCAGGTCTGCGCCGATGATGTGCAAAACACCTTTGCCCTCACCCTGGGCGAGCGCGGCTTTCATACGTCCATCACCACCTTTTTCAACGCGCCGATGCCCGACACGACCTGCGTCTTCTGCGGCAACTGCGTGGAGGTGTGCCCAACCGGCGCGCTCAAGGGCAAACAGGAATGGCTGCTCGACCAGGGGCTGGCGTGGCAAAGCCGCAAACCCAAGCCCAGGCGAAGCGACAAACCAGAAACCTAG